Proteins encoded in a region of the Spiroplasma endosymbiont of Amphimallon solstitiale genome:
- a CDS encoding IS30 family transposase, protein MYKYLTIESIIAIKEYKSYGFSIRKIAKAIDYSKSTVHRVCRLLNQNLLPLEILNKIQKNKQNAGRKLIILTLIEINTINHLLITKNYALDIIANFLKENKIKSISTKTLYNMFKTNRMGFDENNLLRKGKNKPHKQKETRGRINNCKSIHERNLIIPNIKNIEEFGHLEGDTIIGKDHKSSIITLADIWSKTTIPLATKNNKSENITKSIIKFISKLQKGTVKTITFDRGKEFSKWKLIEKNCNVKIYFADPGKPCQRGLNENNNGILRRYLPKSTDLSSYKQKDLNTIAFQINSTPRKSLSYKRPIDLIQLF, encoded by the coding sequence ATGTATAAGTATCTGACTATTGAATCAATAATAGCAATAAAAGAATATAAAAGTTATGGATTTTCGATTCGTAAAATAGCAAAAGCCATTGATTATAGTAAATCAACTGTACATAGAGTTTGTAGATTATTAAATCAAAACTTATTACCATTAGAAATATTGAATAAAATTCAAAAAAATAAACAAAATGCAGGTAGAAAATTAATAATTTTAACTTTAATAGAAATTAATACTATTAATCATTTGTTAATTACTAAAAATTATGCTCTTGATATAATTGCTAATTTTTTAAAGGAAAATAAAATAAAAAGTATTTCAACAAAAACTTTATATAACATGTTTAAAACAAATCGAATGGGTTTTGATGAAAATAACTTATTGAGAAAAGGAAAAAATAAACCTCACAAACAAAAAGAAACTAGGGGCAGAATTAATAATTGTAAGTCTATTCATGAAAGAAATTTAATCATTCCTAATATTAAAAATATAGAAGAATTTGGTCATTTAGAAGGTGATACTATCATTGGTAAAGATCATAAAAGTTCTATTATTACTTTAGCTGATATATGATCAAAAACCACAATTCCTTTAGCAACTAAAAATAATAAATCAGAAAATATTACAAAAAGTATAATAAAATTTATTTCAAAGTTACAAAAAGGAACAGTTAAAACTATTACTTTTGATCGTGGTAAAGAATTTAGTAAATGAAAATTAATCGAAAAAAATTGTAATGTTAAGATTTATTTTGCAGATCCTGGTAAACCTTGTCAAAGAGGTTTAAATGAAAATAATAATGGTATTTTAAGAAGATATTTACCAAAATCTACAGATCTATCTTCATATAAACAAAAAGATTTAAATACTATAGCATTTCAAATTAATTCTACACCCAGAAAATCACTATCTTATAAAAGACCAATAGATTTAATACAATTATTTTAA
- a CDS encoding IS5 family transposase (programmed frameshift): MHKNYPSHVTKEQFENIKSILENSKKKTKPRSLDLYEVFCAILYVLKSGCQWRMLPKNFPKWQTVYYYFQIWSKNNGKEPSVLQLILKKLVKKVRINNNRKEQTSFCIIDSQSVKNTDTTENKGYDAGKKISGIKRHIVVDSQGLPHAIYITTAEKTDRNSAIIMIENEKENLSAVQKIIVDAGYTGEKFASEIKTIINANVEVIKRNELHTFVVLPKRWIVERSFAWLEKYRRLWKNCERKLNTSLQMVVLSFISVLLKRF, translated from the exons ATGCATAAAAATTATCCAAGTCATGTCACCAAAGAACAATTTGAGAACATAAAATCAATTTTAGAAAATAGCAAAAAGAAAACAAAACCAAGAAGTTTAGATTTATATGAAGTATTTTGTGCAATTTTATATGTATTAAAAAGTGGTTGTCAATGAAGAATGCTACCAAAAAATTTTCCAAAATGACAAACTGTATATTATTATTTTCAAATTTGAAGTAAAAATAATGGTAAAGAACCTAGTGTATTGCAATTAATTTTA AAAAAATTAGTTAAAAAAGTTCGTATCAATAATAATCGCAAAGAACAAACTAGTTTTTGTATAATTGATTCGCAAAGTGTTAAAAATACAGATACTACTGAAAATAAAGGTTATGATGCTGGTAAAAAGATTTCAGGCATAAAACGTCATATTGTTGTTGATTCTCAAGGTTTACCACATGCAATTTACATAACCACAGCAGAAAAAACAGATCGTAATAGCGCTATAATAATGATTGAAAATGAAAAAGAAAATCTTTCTGCAGTTCAAAAAATAATAGTAGATGCTGGTTATACTGGTGAAAAATTTGCTTCTGAAATCAAAACAATCATAAATGCAAATGTTGAAGTGATAAAACGTAATGAATTACATACTTTTGTAGTATTACCAAAAAGATGAATTGTAGAACGAAGCTTTGCTTGATTAGAAAAATACAGAAGATTATGAAAAAATTGTGAAAGAAAACTAAATACTAGTTTACAAATGGTTGTTCTTTCATTTATTTCAGTTTTATTAAAAAGATTCTAA
- a CDS encoding IS30 family transposase, with protein sequence MYKYLTIELIIAIKEYKSYGFSIRKIAKAIDYSKSTVHRVCRLLNQNLLPLEILNKIQKNKQNAGRKLIILTLIEINTINHLLITKNYALDIIANFLKENKIKSISTKTLYNMFKTNRMGFDENNLLRKGKNKPHKQKETRGRINNCKSIHERNLIIPNIKNIEEFGHLEGDTIIGKDHKSSIITLADIWSKTTIPLATKNNKSENITKSIIKFISKLQKGTVKTITFDRGKEFSKWKLIEKNCNVKIYFADPGKPCQRGLNENNNGILRRYLPKSTDLSSYKQKDLDTIAFQINSTPRKSL encoded by the coding sequence ATGTATAAGTATCTGACTATTGAATTAATAATAGCAATAAAAGAATATAAAAGTTATGGATTTTCGATTCGTAAAATAGCAAAAGCCATTGATTATAGTAAATCAACTGTACATAGAGTTTGTAGATTATTAAATCAAAACTTATTACCATTAGAAATATTGAATAAAATTCAAAAAAATAAACAAAATGCAGGTAGAAAATTAATAATTTTAACTTTAATAGAAATTAATACTATTAATCATTTGTTAATTACTAAAAATTATGCTCTTGATATAATTGCTAATTTTTTAAAGGAAAATAAAATAAAAAGTATTTCAACAAAAACTTTATATAACATGTTTAAAACAAATCGAATGGGTTTTGATGAAAATAACTTATTGAGAAAAGGAAAAAATAAACCTCACAAACAAAAAGAAACTAGGGGCAGAATTAATAATTGTAAGTCTATTCATGAAAGAAATTTAATCATTCCTAATATTAAAAATATAGAAGAATTTGGTCATTTAGAGGGTGATACTATCATTGGTAAAGATCATAAAAGTTCTATTATTACTTTAGCTGATATATGATCAAAAACCACAATTCCTTTAGCAACTAAAAATAATAAATCAGAAAATATTACAAAAAGTATAATAAAATTTATTTCAAAGTTACAAAAAGGAACAGTTAAAACTATTACTTTTGATCGTGGTAAAGAATTTAGTAAATGAAAATTAATCGAAAAAAATTGTAATGTTAAGATTTATTTTGCAGATCCTGGTAAACCTTGTCAAAGAGGTTTAAATGAAAATAATAATGGTATTTTAAGAAGATATTTACCAAAATCTACAGATCTATCTTCATATAAACAAAAAGATTTAGATACTATAGCATTTCAAATTAATTCTACACCCAGAAAATCACTTTAA